A window of Betaproteobacteria bacterium contains these coding sequences:
- a CDS encoding PhnD/SsuA/transferrin family substrate-binding protein, protein MMPMGLEFSRSLNRKNWLLWAALFGLIAMAAVAPAAHAAEEPIVLGIFPRYKATETTTMYTPLSNYLSERLGRKVVLVTSKDFDSFWKELMERRYDIVHFNQNHYARSAHLYRVIAHSQEFGRSAVAGALFVRKDSGITNLSQLRGRTIIFGGGKDAMMSYVAPRFLLMQAGLDEDDFKSEFAVNPPNALLALYSKQADAAGGGDILIDLPVVKNAINTQELVTLAVTEPLLFLPWAVKRTMPTKLAESIQAILVSLDTADAGKNVLKSARTTGLEKAADKDYDPHRKMMHAVFGPDDIQDR, encoded by the coding sequence ATGATGCCAATGGGACTTGAATTTTCTCGCTCGTTGAATCGCAAGAATTGGCTCCTCTGGGCTGCCTTGTTTGGGTTGATCGCCATGGCCGCAGTGGCGCCGGCTGCGCATGCCGCGGAAGAGCCTATCGTTTTGGGCATCTTTCCGCGGTACAAAGCCACCGAAACCACCACGATGTACACGCCGCTATCGAACTATCTGAGCGAGCGGCTCGGTCGCAAGGTCGTATTGGTCACTTCCAAGGACTTCGATTCGTTCTGGAAGGAGCTGATGGAGCGCCGGTACGACATCGTGCACTTCAATCAGAATCACTACGCCCGTTCGGCGCACTTATATAGAGTCATCGCCCACAGCCAGGAGTTCGGCAGAAGCGCGGTCGCGGGAGCGCTTTTCGTGCGCAAGGACAGCGGCATTACCAATCTGTCCCAGCTACGCGGCCGCACCATCATTTTCGGAGGCGGCAAGGACGCGATGATGAGCTATGTCGCGCCGCGGTTCCTGTTGATGCAGGCTGGGTTGGACGAAGACGATTTCAAGTCGGAGTTCGCCGTGAATCCTCCGAACGCGTTGCTCGCGCTTTATAGCAAGCAGGCGGATGCCGCGGGCGGCGGCGATATTCTGATCGATCTGCCGGTGGTGAAGAACGCCATAAATACCCAGGAGCTCGTAACGTTGGCGGTGACCGAACCCCTGCTCTTTCTGCCATGGGCGGTGAAACGCACAATGCCGACGAAGCTGGCCGAATCCATTCAGGCGATACTCGTGAGCCTCGATACTGCAGACGCCGGCAAGAACGTGTTGAAATCGGCGCGGACCACAGGCCTGGAAAAGGCAGCGGACAAGGACTATGATCCTCATCGCAAAATGATGCATGCGGTTTTTGGTCCAGACGATATTCAAGATAGATAA
- a CDS encoding SulP family inorganic anion transporter, whose product MRPFALALKDKAVVAQHWPQLQGNLVVGLTLALVTLPQAVAFSVTLAGVPPHFGIYAAIWGVLFCTLLNPSRVFHGGPNTAMSATIGITLLPLAPPFGAEYMGYALTLGLMAGLIQLAFYLVRPLGRMLDLISEPVINGMICGIGLFLIFKSLTTFGGLPLNTEVEWPLWIAWQSLLAVLEIGNMHAIQVGMITLITCVIVQQFARLRNWAILFGIAAGTLYSEYLTATLGLDNTLIEQIGNLSSIGFVSPSLPLFSQEAMPDVIAIVPGAVTLALLGLFQTVAAMRRMNRKVGGYTDSRKAIFSDAVSNCLLPFLSSLPTCASFNRMWLVHRLGIHSRIAIASSALWLLLLVLFLAQLIAIIPMPTMAAIIMLLGANMINWEDIKPHFKDRRETVVFMASFLSVLLLDLFGAVIVGSVLAIAYSKWAQAHPNISLRGNVLKLRGNLYYGSLPVVESTFHSAVARTRDLTIDFSDCYYIDQEGVRWLAATRARHDVTFTDRRSGEDRRHGERRTEGDRKRMAGRRRERPDRRKRSEF is encoded by the coding sequence ATGAGACCTTTCGCGCTAGCACTGAAAGACAAGGCCGTCGTTGCCCAGCATTGGCCGCAATTACAGGGCAATCTGGTGGTGGGCCTGACCCTCGCGCTGGTGACCTTGCCCCAGGCTGTGGCATTCTCGGTCACGTTGGCCGGGGTTCCCCCCCATTTCGGGATATACGCCGCCATCTGGGGCGTTCTGTTCTGCACTCTGCTCAATCCGTCGCGGGTTTTCCATGGCGGTCCCAACACCGCGATGTCCGCCACGATCGGCATCACCCTGTTGCCGCTTGCGCCTCCCTTCGGCGCCGAGTACATGGGCTATGCGTTGACGCTCGGACTCATGGCTGGCCTGATCCAACTGGCGTTCTATCTGGTGCGGCCACTGGGAAGGATGCTCGACCTGATAAGCGAGCCGGTCATCAACGGCATGATCTGCGGCATCGGTCTGTTTCTGATCTTCAAGTCCCTGACTACCTTCGGTGGGCTGCCGCTCAATACGGAAGTGGAATGGCCCCTCTGGATCGCATGGCAGTCGCTTCTCGCGGTGCTGGAGATCGGCAACATGCACGCCATCCAGGTGGGGATGATCACCCTCATCACCTGCGTGATCGTGCAGCAGTTCGCGCGGTTGCGCAATTGGGCGATTCTGTTCGGCATTGCGGCGGGTACCCTGTATTCGGAGTACCTGACCGCCACCCTGGGTCTGGACAACACACTCATCGAACAGATCGGCAATCTGTCGTCGATCGGCTTCGTGTCTCCCTCGCTGCCGCTGTTCAGCCAGGAGGCCATGCCGGATGTCATTGCGATCGTGCCCGGGGCCGTCACGCTCGCGCTGTTGGGACTGTTCCAGACGGTCGCGGCAATGCGCCGCATGAATCGCAAAGTCGGCGGTTACACCGACAGCCGCAAGGCGATCTTTTCAGACGCCGTATCGAACTGCCTGCTTCCATTCCTGTCGTCGCTGCCCACGTGCGCGTCATTCAATCGCATGTGGTTGGTGCACAGACTCGGGATTCATAGCCGTATCGCCATTGCCAGCTCGGCGCTGTGGCTGTTGCTCCTCGTATTGTTTCTTGCCCAGCTGATTGCAATCATCCCCATGCCGACCATGGCCGCGATCATCATGCTGCTCGGGGCGAACATGATCAACTGGGAGGACATCAAACCCCACTTCAAGGATCGCCGTGAAACGGTGGTGTTCATGGCGTCTTTTCTATCGGTGCTGTTGCTCGACCTGTTCGGCGCAGTGATCGTGGGATCCGTTCTCGCCATTGCATATTCCAAGTGGGCACAGGCGCATCCCAACATCAGCCTGCGCGGCAACGTTCTGAAGCTCCGCGGCAATCTCTATTACGGTTCCCTGCCCGTTGTCGAATCGACTTTCCACAGCGCGGTCGCCCGCACCCGCGACCTGACCATCGACTTCTCGGATTGCTACTACATCGATCAAGAAGGGGTTCGGTGGCTGGCGGCGACGAGGGCGAGACACGACGTGACCTTCACCGACCGTCGCAGCGGCGAGGATCGCCGCCACGGCGAACGACGAACGGAAGGCGACAGGAAACGCATGGCCGGCAGGCGGCGCGAGAGGCCGGACCGGCGGAAACGCTCGGAGTTCTGA
- a CDS encoding MFS transporter — protein MTSRTPESKATRREWIGLAVIALPCLLYSMDLMVLNLAIPALSADLEPTAAQLLWIIDIYGFLLAGMLIPMGTLGDRIGRRRLLLIGAGAFGIASALAAFSPNAEMLIAMRAVMGVAGATLAPSTLSLIRNMFHDPHERTVAIGIWVSSYSVGAAIGPLLGGALLEHFWWGSVFLINVPVMLLLLGIAPLLLPEYRDSAAGQIDLPSAGLSLAAVLASIYGLKRVAEQGVSWPALLSIIAGFMIGWAFLRRQRMLAKPMIDLSLFRLPGFAAALAMYALGTFVAFGMFLFVAQHLQLVLGMNPLQAGLWTTPFAAAFIVGSMVTPKLARRYPPTRIMTAGLFISAAGFAMLSQVSVTTSPVVLATAFVVYALGLAPVFTLSTDLIVGSAPPEQGGAAAAISETGSELGGALGIAMLGSVGAAVYRIAMNDAAPQGLPEESIRSAASTLGAAVEAARQLGEPWASALLDASRGAFVEALRASAIGAALVMAASAILALRSLRPARA, from the coding sequence ATGACCTCCCGTACCCCTGAATCGAAGGCGACCCGGCGCGAGTGGATCGGATTGGCGGTAATCGCATTGCCGTGCCTGCTGTACTCGATGGACCTGATGGTGCTGAACCTCGCGATACCGGCGCTCAGCGCGGACCTGGAGCCGACCGCGGCGCAGCTGCTATGGATCATCGACATCTACGGTTTCCTGCTCGCGGGCATGCTGATCCCGATGGGCACGCTCGGCGATCGCATCGGGCGCCGCCGGCTGCTGCTCATCGGCGCCGGGGCGTTCGGCATCGCCTCGGCGCTCGCCGCTTTCTCGCCCAACGCCGAAATGCTGATCGCCATGCGCGCGGTGATGGGAGTCGCGGGCGCCACACTGGCGCCGTCGACCCTGTCGCTGATCCGGAACATGTTTCACGACCCGCACGAACGGACGGTCGCGATCGGTATATGGGTCTCCAGCTACTCGGTGGGTGCAGCCATCGGCCCATTGCTGGGCGGCGCACTGCTGGAGCATTTCTGGTGGGGGTCGGTGTTCCTGATCAACGTACCGGTGATGCTGCTGCTGCTCGGGATCGCACCCCTGCTGCTGCCGGAATATCGCGATTCCGCGGCCGGCCAAATCGATCTGCCGAGCGCAGGGCTGTCGCTCGCCGCCGTGCTGGCCTCGATCTACGGGCTCAAGCGCGTGGCCGAACAAGGCGTCTCCTGGCCTGCGCTCCTGTCGATCATCGCCGGATTCATGATCGGGTGGGCATTCCTGCGCCGACAGCGCATGCTTGCCAAGCCGATGATCGATCTGAGCTTGTTTCGCCTGCCCGGGTTCGCCGCTGCGCTTGCGATGTACGCGCTCGGCACATTCGTGGCCTTCGGTATGTTCCTGTTCGTCGCGCAGCACCTGCAGCTCGTGCTCGGCATGAATCCATTGCAGGCGGGCCTGTGGACGACCCCCTTCGCTGCAGCCTTCATCGTCGGCTCCATGGTGACACCCAAGCTCGCGCGTCGCTATCCGCCGACGCGCATCATGACGGCCGGATTGTTCATCTCTGCGGCCGGTTTTGCGATGTTGAGTCAGGTGAGTGTCACCACCTCGCCTGTCGTGCTCGCGACCGCCTTCGTGGTCTACGCGCTCGGGCTGGCGCCGGTGTTCACGCTCTCCACGGACCTCATCGTCGGAAGCGCCCCGCCGGAGCAGGGCGGTGCGGCAGCCGCGATATCGGAAACCGGTTCGGAACTTGGCGGTGCGCTCGGCATCGCCATGCTCGGCAGCGTCGGCGCCGCCGTCTATCGCATCGCGATGAACGACGCGGCGCCGCAAGGCCTGCCCGAAGAGTCGATCCGGAGCGCGGCATCGACGCTGGGCGCAGCAGTCGAGGCGGCACGGCAACTCGGCGAACCGTGGGCCAGCGCGCTGCTCGATGCGTCTCGCGGAGCGTTCGTCGAGGCGCTGCGGGCGAGCGCGATCGGTGCGGCGCTCGTAATGGCAGCCAGCGCCATCCTTGCCTTGCGCTCGCTTCGCCCTGCGCGCGCCTGA
- a CDS encoding tripartite tricarboxylate transporter substrate binding protein, protein MGSPPLRRELEEMVLKMSSLFAKAVLAAMLASSFQAGAENYPNKPVRVVVPLSPGGATDIQARLFSQKLSEALQQTFLVDNRPGAGGMIAFKHIVQQATPDGYTLLATSPGFTNVPALYEKPPFDPQKDFEPIILMSKAPYVLVVNPKFPAQNISEFLGWAKANPRKLNFAISGIGTTIHLAQVWLADATRIEMTTIPYKGTGPATQDLIAGQVHASFANVISAGPHIRAGRIRPLAVTTAERSAGLPEIPTLAESGLTGYEVTTWHGWLAPKGTPRAIIGTLNGALNRVLKDPDVVKVISADGGMIVGGTSQAFRKHIGEEIERWRRLVKLADIKPRDK, encoded by the coding sequence ATGGGATCGCCGCCACTGCGGCGGGAATTGGAGGAGATGGTGTTGAAGATGTCGTCGTTGTTTGCGAAAGCCGTTCTGGCTGCGATGCTGGCCTCGTCCTTCCAGGCGGGCGCCGAGAATTACCCGAACAAGCCGGTGCGCGTGGTCGTTCCCCTCTCGCCGGGCGGCGCCACCGACATCCAGGCGCGACTTTTTTCGCAGAAGCTCTCCGAGGCGCTGCAGCAGACGTTCCTGGTGGACAATCGGCCCGGCGCGGGCGGCATGATCGCCTTCAAGCACATCGTCCAGCAGGCGACGCCCGACGGCTATACCTTGCTTGCCACATCGCCCGGCTTTACCAATGTCCCAGCGCTCTACGAGAAGCCGCCGTTCGATCCGCAGAAGGATTTCGAGCCGATCATCCTTATGAGCAAGGCGCCCTACGTGCTGGTGGTGAATCCGAAGTTTCCGGCCCAAAACATAAGCGAGTTCCTGGGCTGGGCCAAGGCTAATCCGCGCAAGCTCAACTTCGCGATCTCCGGGATAGGCACCACCATTCATCTCGCGCAGGTATGGCTCGCCGATGCGACCCGCATCGAGATGACGACCATCCCCTACAAGGGAACGGGCCCGGCGACGCAGGATCTGATCGCGGGGCAGGTGCATGCCAGCTTCGCCAACGTCATCAGCGCGGGGCCGCATATCAGGGCCGGCAGGATCAGGCCGCTGGCGGTCACCACGGCCGAACGATCGGCCGGCCTGCCCGAGATCCCGACCTTGGCCGAGTCCGGATTGACCGGCTACGAAGTGACAACCTGGCACGGATGGCTCGCCCCGAAGGGCACGCCGCGCGCCATCATCGGTACGCTCAATGGCGCGTTGAACCGGGTGCTGAAGGACCCGGACGTGGTGAAAGTGATCTCGGCCGACGGCGGCATGATCGTCGGTGGCACGTCGCAAGCATTCCGCAAGCACATCGGCGAGGAGATCGAGCGCTGGCGGCGCCTGGTCAAGCTCGCCGACATCAAGCCGCGGGACAAGTGA
- a CDS encoding c-type cytochrome produces MSTPTGKLTRVILLLLVMGGLYVLATHKHKQREELRQSTVALTPGCEAKLARYGLAAGEHYQSPYVLAKAGAPVKVRGYSEADVRAIQRGCNIIDDTQGHFARVAGAERWNSKRFIRGSHTSCDHCHQGIGDKQDASGNRLKGSLSLGASWVMADMYDRFTGLLLPYELRQMQCYINSSNGYKPNIADDLVRDVTAYSRFLSAALDLKIGNHYDEQGVDEIAASATIKQGDDYVRGEALYKEKCQVCHGRQAFGVVAEGRVVAPALAGPNAWNMQSRNYFYYVSTILPGFICRNMPLGQENTLDNQQCRDIAFYISNLPRPAGDRQGPLIALRNQLLMTVLPPLMQLTESAEKSPQPGQQAAGAQPGQQAAGAQPGQQAAGAR; encoded by the coding sequence ATGTCCACGCCGACCGGAAAACTGACCCGAGTGATCCTTCTGCTTCTTGTAATGGGGGGTCTCTATGTCCTGGCAACGCACAAGCACAAGCAGCGAGAAGAGCTCCGGCAATCCACGGTGGCGCTGACACCCGGTTGCGAAGCGAAGCTCGCTCGCTATGGGCTCGCTGCCGGCGAGCACTACCAATCGCCGTACGTCCTGGCAAAGGCCGGCGCTCCCGTCAAGGTTCGCGGCTACAGTGAGGCCGATGTCCGTGCGATCCAGCGCGGCTGCAACATCATCGACGACACGCAAGGGCACTTCGCGCGCGTTGCAGGTGCCGAGCGCTGGAACTCGAAACGATTCATCCGTGGCAGCCACACCAGCTGCGATCACTGCCATCAAGGTATCGGGGACAAGCAGGATGCCAGCGGCAACCGGCTGAAGGGTTCGCTGAGCCTGGGCGCCTCATGGGTGATGGCGGACATGTACGATCGCTTTACCGGCTTGCTCCTGCCCTACGAGCTTCGGCAGATGCAGTGCTACATCAATTCGTCCAATGGATACAAGCCGAACATTGCCGATGACCTCGTACGCGATGTCACCGCCTATAGTCGCTTTCTCTCGGCTGCGCTGGATCTCAAGATCGGCAATCACTACGATGAACAAGGCGTCGACGAGATCGCCGCATCGGCCACCATCAAGCAAGGCGACGACTATGTTCGCGGCGAAGCGCTTTACAAGGAGAAATGCCAGGTGTGTCATGGCCGCCAGGCATTCGGCGTAGTGGCAGAGGGCCGCGTCGTCGCGCCCGCTCTGGCCGGGCCCAACGCCTGGAATATGCAGTCCCGCAACTACTTCTACTATGTCTCGACCATCCTGCCTGGCTTCATCTGCCGCAACATGCCATTGGGGCAGGAAAACACGCTCGACAATCAACAGTGCCGGGATATTGCTTTTTACATCAGCAATCTGCCCAGACCCGCGGGCGATCGCCAAGGACCGCTGATCGCTTTGCGCAACCAGCTTCTGATGACGGTGCTGCCGCCGCTGATGCAGCTGACGGAATCGGCAGAGAAGAGTCCGCAGCCAGGGCAGCAGGCTGCCGGAGCGCAGCCAGGGCAGCAGGCTGCCGGAGCGCAGCCAGGGCAGCAGGCTGCCGGAGCGCGATAG
- a CDS encoding metallophosphoesterase, with product MRTVVFRRLPYIILLLHPYVSWRLLPDLLASNPVACAATALWLIVSVVATPLWPLARRIERQPLKDRLIFASMIAIGAFSSLLALTIARDIALGVSGAIGADAATAALRYPGALVVLILAAIATLLGYANARMRARIRRVDVPIAGLPAALDGFSIVQITDLHVGASIKRRFLERVVDAANRLGADMIAITGDLADGSVRELAPHTEPLSKLSARHGTFFVTGNHEYYSGVHDWVNEMRRLGLAVLLNEHIVLVHDGASVVVAGVTDYSAGYFVPSHRSDPAAALAGAPTDAGVRVLLAHQPRSAFAAAPAGFHLQLSGHTHGGQIFPWKYLVRLQQPFTAGLHRVGSLWVYVSRGTGYWGPPKRLGAPSEITYLRLVRA from the coding sequence GTGCGCACGGTCGTGTTCAGAAGACTTCCCTACATCATCCTGCTACTCCACCCCTACGTGAGCTGGCGACTGCTTCCCGATCTGCTTGCTTCGAATCCGGTCGCATGCGCTGCGACAGCCTTGTGGCTGATCGTCTCCGTCGTGGCGACGCCGCTGTGGCCGCTGGCGCGGCGCATCGAGCGCCAGCCGCTCAAGGATCGCCTGATATTCGCCAGCATGATCGCCATCGGCGCCTTCTCCTCGCTTCTCGCGCTCACCATTGCCCGGGACATCGCGCTTGGCGTGAGCGGGGCGATCGGCGCCGACGCCGCGACGGCGGCGTTGCGCTACCCGGGCGCACTCGTCGTCCTGATACTGGCCGCGATCGCGACGCTGCTGGGATACGCCAACGCCCGCATGCGCGCCCGGATCCGGCGCGTCGACGTTCCGATCGCCGGCCTGCCGGCTGCGCTCGACGGCTTCAGCATCGTCCAGATCACCGATCTGCACGTCGGCGCATCGATCAAGCGCCGCTTCCTGGAACGGGTCGTGGATGCCGCCAACCGGCTCGGAGCGGACATGATCGCCATCACGGGCGATCTCGCGGATGGAAGCGTGCGCGAGCTGGCCCCGCACACGGAGCCGCTATCGAAACTCAGCGCCCGGCACGGGACATTCTTCGTCACCGGCAATCACGAATACTACTCGGGCGTGCACGACTGGGTGAACGAAATGCGCCGCCTGGGGCTCGCCGTACTCTTGAACGAGCACATCGTGCTCGTCCACGACGGTGCGTCGGTGGTCGTAGCCGGTGTCACCGATTACAGCGCCGGCTACTTCGTTCCCTCGCACCGCAGCGATCCTGCCGCGGCCCTGGCGGGCGCACCGACCGATGCGGGCGTAAGGGTGCTGCTCGCGCACCAGCCGCGATCGGCCTTCGCCGCAGCGCCGGCGGGGTTCCATCTGCAGCTCTCCGGCCACACGCACGGTGGACAGATCTTTCCGTGGAAATATCTCGTGCGTCTTCAGCAGCCCTTCACCGCGGGCCTGCATCGCGTAGGATCGCTTTGGGTCTACGTCAGCCGCGGCACCGGCTATTGGGGACCGCCGAAGCGCTTGGGCGCGCCTTCGGAGATCACTTATTTGCGCCTGGTGCGAGCGTGA
- a CDS encoding EAL domain-containing protein, whose product MRLGLGAKFTLTVLTIVAATMAANTLYYLHSSTRFHEKQLLERGRALGRLISLVSPDAILGFDLLLLNDYTRQMSSQQDVVYGVIMSPKGVPLSSYIDDSDALIKRRLKAAKSNDIPKLLQELDRQAGLIRLEFPISHNDVVLGRFLVGISKQSLHDEFRRQLTIQLLMWTALVLFLSAAIHIVFRLKVLDPIKALIAASEKVGRGQHTLVEVKSMDEFGMLGKAFNAMAEEVRQEQAKLYRQANFDTLTGLPNRMMALDRLDQAIHRSKRSRQRFALFFIDLDDFKSVNDSLGHAVGDELLVSTGNRVRAILRDADTVARLGGDEFLVLAPDIDNEVQVEEIAERLIRAISEPQMLGGRKVVARCSIGIAIFPDNGNGLVKLMANADNAMYQAKAMGQGSAIFFTEEMNTRLRDRMQMEQDLNVAIESGQLTLHFQPIFDAAAQVHRGAEVLLRWNHPEKGAISPVEFIPLAEATGQIVGIGDWVLEQACRSWSAWRSSGIEPGFLAINISRIQFRKRISQRLSELISLYGIPPHAIELEITESVLLDDHHHVAEELSSLRAVGVTLSLDDFGTGYSSLSYLKRFRFDMLKIDRSFVAGLPNNAEDVLLVKAILAMAKGLDLKVVAEGVENLQQLGFLTIQGCDLAQGYLLARPMGEEAYMTYLSNLQAGSESLRLSATRNKPRRIGSSA is encoded by the coding sequence ATGCGGCTCGGCCTGGGCGCGAAATTCACTCTCACGGTGCTCACCATAGTGGCGGCCACCATGGCAGCGAATACGCTCTATTACCTGCATTCGTCGACGCGTTTTCACGAAAAGCAACTACTCGAGCGCGGACGTGCCCTCGGGCGCCTGATTTCGCTAGTCAGCCCGGATGCGATATTGGGCTTCGATCTTCTGCTACTCAATGACTACACGCGCCAGATGTCCTCGCAGCAAGACGTGGTTTATGGCGTGATCATGAGCCCCAAGGGAGTCCCGCTCAGTTCCTATATCGACGATTCCGATGCGTTGATCAAACGGCGCTTGAAGGCGGCGAAGTCGAACGACATACCGAAATTGCTGCAGGAGCTCGACCGTCAGGCTGGACTGATCCGGCTCGAATTTCCGATCAGCCACAACGACGTAGTGCTAGGACGCTTTCTGGTCGGCATCAGCAAACAATCATTGCACGACGAATTTCGTCGGCAATTGACGATACAACTACTGATGTGGACCGCCCTCGTTCTGTTTCTCAGCGCGGCGATCCACATCGTGTTTCGCCTGAAGGTTCTGGATCCGATCAAAGCGCTGATTGCCGCATCCGAGAAAGTCGGCCGAGGTCAGCACACTCTGGTCGAAGTCAAATCCATGGACGAATTCGGAATGCTCGGGAAGGCATTCAACGCCATGGCGGAAGAAGTTCGGCAGGAACAGGCCAAATTGTATCGTCAGGCCAACTTCGATACCTTGACCGGCCTTCCCAATCGGATGATGGCGCTGGATCGACTCGATCAGGCTATCCACCGATCGAAGCGCAGTCGTCAGCGGTTCGCTTTGTTCTTCATCGATCTCGATGACTTCAAAAGCGTCAACGATTCGCTCGGCCATGCCGTGGGCGATGAACTGCTGGTTTCCACGGGGAACCGGGTGCGCGCCATCTTGAGAGATGCTGACACGGTAGCTCGGCTCGGCGGAGACGAATTCCTGGTTCTCGCACCCGATATCGACAACGAAGTGCAGGTAGAGGAAATCGCCGAGCGCCTGATCCGGGCCATATCGGAGCCGCAGATGCTGGGCGGGCGCAAAGTGGTGGCGCGTTGCAGCATCGGTATCGCGATCTTTCCCGACAACGGCAACGGTCTGGTGAAGCTCATGGCGAACGCTGACAATGCCATGTACCAGGCGAAAGCCATGGGACAAGGCTCCGCCATTTTCTTCACGGAGGAAATGAATACCCGTCTGCGCGATCGCATGCAGATGGAGCAGGACCTGAACGTGGCGATAGAGTCCGGCCAGCTGACGCTGCATTTTCAGCCGATCTTCGATGCGGCCGCCCAGGTTCATCGCGGCGCCGAAGTGCTGTTGCGCTGGAACCACCCCGAAAAAGGGGCCATCAGCCCGGTCGAGTTCATTCCTCTGGCCGAGGCTACCGGTCAGATCGTCGGCATCGGCGACTGGGTGCTCGAACAGGCCTGCCGCAGTTGGTCGGCATGGCGCAGCAGCGGGATCGAACCAGGTTTCCTGGCAATCAATATCTCGCGCATTCAATTCAGAAAGCGCATTTCCCAGCGGCTCTCTGAACTGATCTCGCTTTACGGGATTCCGCCGCACGCAATCGAACTGGAAATCACCGAGAGCGTTCTTCTGGATGACCATCATCATGTCGCCGAGGAGCTGAGCAGCCTGAGGGCAGTCGGCGTGACGCTGTCCCTGGATGACTTTGGCACCGGCTACTCGTCGCTCAGTTACTTGAAACGCTTCCGCTTCGATATGTTGAAGATCGATCGAAGCTTCGTCGCCGGCCTGCCGAACAATGCGGAAGACGTCCTGTTGGTCAAGGCAATACTGGCCATGGCCAAAGGACTCGATCTCAAAGTGGTCGCCGAAGGCGTGGAAAATCTTCAGCAGCTCGGTTTCTTGACGATTCAAGGCTGCGACCTTGCTCAAGGCTATCTCCTTGCCAGACCCATGGGCGAGGAAGCCTACATGACCTATTTGAGTAACCTGCAAGCTGGCTCCGAATCGCTTCGACTTTCTGCGACCCGCAACAAACCGCGCCGGATCGGCAGTTCGGCCTGA
- a CDS encoding mandelate racemase/muconate lactonizing enzyme family protein, with protein MKITDIKTYSPVYPVKDPFSNAMRTTRERPFGVVEVITDAGITGWGEGATVPARRALESQAIGRNPFDHEVIWEGLHKQGVDPAAISAVDIALWDIMGKALQQPIHQLLGGAFRTRVQAYATGLFRRERADRTAALVEEARGYVDEGFKAMKMKVGFGPDYDIRNVAAVRRAIGDDILFAVDANCGYDRGTAIAVGREIAKQNLLWFEEPTSADDVEGYIEIGRALNIRISGAEQFRGRWAFRRVIQERALDIIQPDVCVCGGFTEFRKIAAMASANHVRVIPHMFGTSIRLAATLHLLAALPDSPRALEPFPTLLEYDMSENALRTELAREPIRHSDGIVAVPQGPGLGIEIDREVLRRYC; from the coding sequence ATGAAGATCACCGACATCAAGACCTATTCGCCGGTCTATCCGGTCAAGGATCCGTTCTCCAACGCCATGCGCACGACGCGTGAGCGGCCGTTCGGCGTGGTCGAGGTCATCACCGATGCCGGCATCACCGGCTGGGGAGAAGGGGCCACGGTGCCGGCGCGGCGTGCGCTCGAATCCCAGGCGATCGGCCGCAATCCATTCGACCATGAAGTCATCTGGGAAGGGTTGCACAAGCAAGGCGTCGACCCCGCTGCGATCAGCGCGGTCGATATTGCGCTGTGGGACATCATGGGCAAGGCGCTGCAGCAGCCGATCCACCAGCTGCTGGGCGGCGCATTCCGCACGCGCGTGCAGGCTTACGCGACGGGTCTGTTTCGCCGCGAACGCGCCGATCGCACCGCCGCCCTGGTGGAAGAAGCGCGCGGCTACGTCGACGAGGGTTTCAAGGCCATGAAGATGAAGGTCGGGTTCGGCCCCGACTACGACATCAGGAACGTGGCGGCCGTGCGCCGCGCGATCGGCGACGATATCCTGTTCGCGGTGGACGCCAACTGCGGTTACGACCGCGGCACGGCCATCGCCGTGGGGCGGGAGATCGCCAAACAGAATCTGCTGTGGTTCGAAGAGCCGACCAGTGCCGACGACGTCGAGGGCTACATCGAGATCGGCCGAGCCCTGAACATCCGCATATCGGGCGCCGAGCAATTTCGCGGCCGCTGGGCCTTCCGGCGCGTGATCCAGGAGCGCGCGCTGGACATCATCCAGCCCGACGTCTGTGTCTGCGGCGGCTTCACCGAGTTCAGGAAGATCGCCGCCATGGCGAGCGCCAACCATGTGAGAGTCATCCCGCACATGTTCGGCACCTCGATCCGGCTTGCCGCCACGCTACACCTGCTCGCCGCGCTGCCCGATTCGCCCCGTGCACTGGAGCCGTTCCCGACGCTGCTCGAGTACGACATGAGCGAGAATGCGCTGCGCACCGAGCTCGCGCGCGAGCCCATCCGCCACAGCGACGGCATCGTCGCCGTGCCGCAAGGGCCCGGCCTGGGTATCGAGATCGATCGGGAGGTACTGCGCAGATATTGTTAG